A window of Amycolatopsis australiensis contains these coding sequences:
- a CDS encoding 4-(cytidine 5'-diphospho)-2-C-methyl-D-erythritol kinase, whose translation MLAVVPPPVTVRVPAKVNLHLSVGDLREDGYHELVTVFQALSLTDEVTVAVTEEPGLEIYGEGEGSVPADGTNLAWRAAEALAAHVGRGEPKVRIVLRKGIPAAGGMAGGSADAAATLVGLASLWNLDITRDELAEIAAGLGSDVPFALYGGTALGTGRGEQLVPVLSRHTFHWVLAFDAEGLSTPKVFKELDRLRVDGNPPRIGSHTPVVEALASGDPRQLALLLGNDLQAAAVSLRPGLRRTLRAGVNAGALAGTVSGSGPTCAFLCEDAQTAVEVAAELSGAGVCRTVRVAHGPVPGARVVGGDDAPRPMPPRVHA comes from the coding sequence GTGCTCGCCGTAGTTCCGCCCCCAGTCACCGTGAGGGTCCCGGCCAAGGTCAACCTGCACCTTTCGGTCGGTGACCTGCGCGAAGACGGTTACCACGAGCTGGTCACCGTGTTCCAGGCCCTGTCGCTGACCGACGAGGTCACCGTCGCCGTCACCGAAGAGCCGGGGCTGGAGATCTACGGCGAGGGCGAGGGCTCGGTGCCCGCCGACGGCACCAACCTGGCCTGGCGCGCGGCCGAAGCGCTCGCCGCGCACGTCGGCCGCGGCGAGCCGAAGGTCCGGATCGTGCTGCGCAAGGGCATCCCGGCCGCGGGCGGCATGGCGGGCGGCAGCGCCGACGCCGCGGCGACCTTGGTCGGGCTGGCGAGCCTGTGGAACCTCGACATCACGCGCGACGAGCTGGCCGAGATCGCCGCCGGACTGGGCAGCGACGTCCCGTTCGCGCTCTACGGCGGCACGGCGCTGGGCACCGGGCGGGGCGAGCAGCTGGTCCCGGTGCTGTCGCGGCACACCTTCCACTGGGTGCTGGCCTTCGACGCCGAAGGACTGTCGACGCCCAAGGTCTTCAAGGAACTGGACCGGCTGCGGGTGGACGGCAACCCGCCGCGGATCGGCTCGCACACGCCCGTCGTGGAGGCGCTGGCCTCGGGTGACCCACGGCAGCTGGCGCTGCTGCTGGGCAACGACCTGCAGGCGGCGGCGGTTTCGCTGCGGCCGGGCCTGCGCCGGACGCTGCGGGCCGGCGTCAACGCGGGCGCGCTCGCGGGCACGGTCTCCGGCTCGGGCCCGACGTGCGCGTTCCTCTGCGAAGACGCGCAGACGGCGGTCGAGGTCGCCGCGGAGCTGTCGGGCGCCGGGGTGTGCCGCACG